One part of the Aurantibacillus circumpalustris genome encodes these proteins:
- the ileS gene encoding isoleucine--tRNA ligase → MKKYPEYKKLDLSQISSDVLKFWKEDKTFEKSISTRDENKPWVFYEGPPSANGMPGIHHVMARAIKDIFCRFKTLQGYQVKRKAGWDTHGLPIELGVEKTLGITKEDIGNKNSPKYISVEDYNKACRKEVMKYTDKWEEVTAKMGYWVDMSDPYITYDNKYIESVWWLLQNLSRKDLLYKGFTIQPYSPAAGTGLSSHELNQPGCYRDVKDRTAVVQFKVDVRVNPVLLSDNIGADEVFFLAWTTTPWTLPSNTALAVGKDIDYVFVKSFNPFSGELQTVILAKELVNKYFSEKHTDLSFENYKVGDKEIPFKIVGHCKGSDLEGVSYEQLLPFAQPTDGDAFKVIVGDFVTTTDGTGIVHIAPSFGADDFRVAKQNGIGSLTLVDKRGKFLPEVKDGIFLFGEEFVKEAYLNDDEKKEEFVKQKEILEAKHKIKELKVYLSVDERIVLKLQEEGKLFKKEHYVHSYPHCWRTDKPVLYYPLDSWFIKSTAMKNRMIELNKTINWKPEATGTGRFGNWLENLNDWNLSRSRFWGIPIPIWTSEDKSEQIVIGSAEELKKEIENSLAKGFMKTNPLEKFVPGNFSTENYETFDLHKPYADSIILEKNGKQLFREPDLIDVWFDSGSMPYAQVHYPFENKELIDDKKYFPADFIAEGVDQTRGWFFTLHAIATMNFDSVAYKNVVSNGLVLDKNGNKMSKRLGNAVDPFITIDKYGADATRWYLIANAAPWDNLKFDEEGISEVQRKLFGTLYNTYGFYALYANVDGFTVSDKTQVPVENRSELDKWIISELESLIEEVTLRFNEFEPHRAARAIEMFVDEHLSNWYVRLSRRRFWKGEMSTDKIAAYETLFTCLKTVSQLMSPIAPFFADWLYQNLSLSHESVHLTLLPEVEKRYQDKALEERMELAQKISSMVLSIRKKENLKVRQPLQRIQIPILDKAYQQKIEAVQDLILGEVNVKQIEFVDESKAQIVKNLKLNFKTLGKKCGAHMKAVQEFAKNNENAVKIISGIEQEGKAAVVVNNVEIILEVEDVEIIPVDMPGWKVANSGSLTVALDINLSEALRNEGLAREVVNRIQNLRKDKGFEVTDKILVKIQQNSSLDNAIKNNLSYICSETLTSDLQLVQTIASNNATTIEVDELISTLISIEKLN, encoded by the coding sequence ATGAAGAAATATCCTGAATATAAAAAGCTTGACCTGTCACAAATTTCTTCTGATGTTCTAAAATTCTGGAAAGAAGATAAAACATTTGAAAAATCAATTTCAACCCGGGATGAAAACAAACCATGGGTGTTTTATGAAGGTCCGCCTAGTGCAAATGGAATGCCAGGTATTCATCACGTTATGGCGCGAGCTATTAAAGATATTTTTTGCCGCTTTAAAACTTTACAAGGTTACCAGGTTAAACGTAAAGCTGGTTGGGATACACATGGTTTGCCTATTGAACTTGGAGTTGAAAAAACTTTAGGGATCACCAAAGAAGATATCGGAAATAAAAATAGTCCGAAATATATTTCTGTTGAAGACTATAACAAGGCTTGTCGTAAAGAGGTAATGAAATATACCGACAAGTGGGAAGAGGTAACTGCTAAAATGGGCTACTGGGTGGACATGAGTGACCCTTACATTACTTACGATAATAAATACATTGAAAGCGTTTGGTGGTTATTACAAAATCTTTCTAGAAAAGATTTGTTGTACAAAGGCTTTACTATTCAACCGTATTCACCAGCGGCTGGTACTGGATTATCTTCACACGAATTAAATCAACCAGGTTGTTACCGAGATGTAAAAGATAGAACCGCTGTTGTTCAGTTTAAAGTGGATGTAAGAGTGAATCCGGTGTTGTTATCAGATAATATCGGTGCGGACGAGGTTTTCTTCTTAGCGTGGACAACCACGCCTTGGACCTTACCATCTAACACTGCCTTGGCTGTTGGTAAAGATATTGATTACGTTTTTGTAAAAAGTTTTAACCCATTTAGTGGTGAATTGCAAACCGTTATTCTCGCAAAGGAATTAGTAAACAAATATTTTTCCGAAAAACACACCGATCTTTCTTTTGAAAATTATAAAGTAGGTGATAAAGAAATTCCATTTAAAATTGTGGGTCATTGCAAAGGTTCAGATCTTGAGGGTGTTTCATACGAACAGCTTTTACCTTTTGCGCAGCCAACGGATGGAGATGCTTTTAAAGTAATTGTTGGTGATTTTGTTACTACTACTGATGGTACCGGTATAGTTCACATTGCACCAAGTTTTGGTGCCGATGACTTTCGCGTTGCAAAACAAAACGGTATTGGTTCTTTAACTTTAGTTGATAAACGCGGTAAATTTTTACCGGAAGTAAAAGATGGAATATTTCTTTTTGGTGAAGAGTTTGTGAAGGAAGCCTATTTGAATGATGACGAAAAAAAGGAAGAGTTTGTAAAACAAAAAGAAATTTTAGAGGCGAAGCATAAAATCAAAGAACTTAAGGTTTACCTAAGTGTTGATGAACGTATTGTATTAAAATTGCAGGAAGAAGGAAAGCTTTTTAAAAAAGAGCATTATGTACATAGTTATCCTCACTGTTGGCGCACTGATAAACCTGTGTTGTATTATCCTTTAGATTCTTGGTTTATTAAATCTACGGCCATGAAAAACCGTATGATCGAATTAAACAAAACAATTAATTGGAAACCGGAAGCTACCGGAACGGGACGTTTTGGAAATTGGCTCGAAAATTTAAATGATTGGAATTTATCACGATCGCGTTTTTGGGGAATCCCAATTCCAATATGGACAAGTGAAGACAAGTCTGAACAGATTGTGATTGGCAGTGCAGAAGAACTTAAAAAAGAAATTGAAAATTCTCTTGCTAAAGGATTTATGAAAACAAATCCTTTGGAGAAATTTGTTCCTGGAAATTTTAGTACTGAAAACTACGAGACTTTCGATTTGCACAAGCCTTATGCTGATTCAATTATTCTTGAGAAAAACGGAAAGCAATTGTTCCGTGAACCTGATTTGATTGATGTTTGGTTTGATAGTGGCTCTATGCCTTATGCACAGGTTCATTATCCGTTTGAGAATAAAGAATTAATTGACGATAAAAAATATTTCCCAGCAGATTTTATAGCAGAAGGAGTAGATCAAACACGTGGTTGGTTCTTTACATTGCATGCGATAGCTACAATGAATTTTGATTCGGTAGCGTATAAAAATGTTGTCTCTAACGGTCTTGTTTTGGATAAGAATGGTAACAAGATGAGTAAGCGTTTAGGCAATGCTGTTGACCCATTTATTACTATTGATAAGTATGGGGCTGATGCAACACGCTGGTATCTCATTGCAAATGCTGCGCCTTGGGATAATTTAAAATTTGATGAAGAAGGTATTTCTGAAGTGCAGCGTAAATTATTTGGCACACTTTACAACACCTACGGATTTTATGCACTTTACGCAAATGTAGATGGGTTTACAGTTAGTGATAAAACGCAGGTTCCCGTTGAAAATAGATCAGAATTAGATAAATGGATTATCTCTGAATTAGAAAGTTTGATTGAAGAGGTAACTTTACGTTTTAATGAATTTGAGCCACATAGAGCTGCAAGAGCGATTGAAATGTTTGTGGATGAACATTTGAGCAATTGGTATGTGCGTTTAAGCCGTCGTCGCTTTTGGAAAGGTGAAATGAGTACAGATAAAATTGCTGCTTACGAAACCTTGTTTACTTGTTTAAAAACGGTAAGTCAGCTTATGAGTCCTATTGCGCCGTTTTTTGCGGATTGGTTATATCAAAACTTAAGCCTTTCTCACGAGTCGGTTCACTTAACGCTCTTACCAGAAGTCGAGAAACGTTATCAGGATAAAGCTTTAGAAGAACGGATGGAATTGGCACAGAAAATTTCGTCGATGGTTTTATCTATCCGCAAAAAAGAAAATTTAAAAGTACGCCAACCATTACAACGCATTCAAATTCCAATTTTAGATAAAGCATACCAGCAGAAAATTGAAGCAGTTCAAGATCTTATTTTAGGCGAAGTAAATGTAAAACAAATTGAATTTGTTGATGAAAGTAAAGCACAGATTGTAAAAAACCTGAAACTTAATTTTAAAACATTGGGAAAAAAATGTGGTGCTCACATGAAAGCTGTTCAAGAATTTGCAAAGAATAATGAGAATGCCGTTAAAATAATAAGTGGAATTGAACAAGAAGGAAAAGCAGCAGTTGTAGTTAATAATGTTGAAATAATTTTAGAAGTTGAAGATGTGGAAATTATTCCTGTTGACATGCCGGGTTGGAAAGTTGCTAACAGTGGTTCTTTAACTGTTGCCTTAGATATTAATCTGTCGGAAGCACTTAGAAATGAGGGTTTAGCAAGGGAAGTAGTTAATCGTATTCAGAATCTTAGAAAGGACAAAGGATTTGAGGTTACGGATAAGATTTTGGTTAAAATTCAGCAAAATTCAAGTCTTGATAACGCTATTAAAAACAATTTAAGTTATATTTGTTCTGAAACTTTAACGAGTGATTTGCAATTGGTACAAACCATAGCCTCTAACAATGCAACCACAATTGAAGTGGATGAGTTAATTAGCACTTTAATATCAATTGAAAAATTAAATTAG
- a CDS encoding universal stress protein — MIIKENQSILVPVDFSKQSYIAVKQIYTLAKFTKSKLILLHVSVVSEDDRKDELESLAQATRDESGLTVEMLGVKGEVYEVTNKTATDLGCSMIVMALDENTKFKTGLFGGGMTVTKFLTAAPCPVITVRSSEKREGFKNIVMPFDLTPESREKVSFAVQLAHYYKADIRIVSVFKPNDDDYENKLLPYLQQVKKFIKQEGVNCTNRSLPSTTPAEAIIEYAVKNDCDLIIQINQKDLSIGERLGGGAIGHKIVELSPIPVLNVPPMKRESMSHFSSGM, encoded by the coding sequence ATGATAATAAAGGAAAACCAATCGATATTAGTTCCAGTTGATTTTTCTAAGCAATCTTATATTGCTGTAAAACAAATTTACACTCTAGCAAAGTTCACCAAATCAAAGCTTATTCTTTTGCACGTTTCTGTTGTGAGCGAAGATGATCGTAAGGATGAACTTGAGAGTCTGGCGCAGGCAACGCGTGATGAAAGTGGTTTAACAGTTGAAATGCTTGGTGTAAAGGGTGAAGTGTATGAAGTTACCAATAAAACAGCTACAGACTTGGGCTGTTCTATGATTGTAATGGCTTTAGATGAAAATACTAAATTTAAAACAGGCTTGTTTGGTGGCGGAATGACGGTTACTAAATTCCTAACTGCAGCGCCGTGTCCAGTTATTACTGTACGTTCAAGTGAAAAAAGAGAAGGTTTTAAAAATATAGTAATGCCGTTTGACTTAACTCCAGAGAGTCGCGAAAAGGTTTCTTTTGCTGTGCAGTTAGCGCATTATTACAAAGCAGATATTAGAATTGTTTCGGTATTTAAGCCGAATGACGATGACTATGAGAATAAACTCTTGCCTTATTTACAACAGGTTAAAAAGTTTATTAAACAAGAAGGAGTGAATTGTACAAACCGTTCTTTACCAAGTACTACTCCTGCCGAAGCCATTATTGAATATGCCGTTAAAAATGATTGTGATCTGATTATTCAAATAAATCAAAAAGACTTAAGTATTGGTGAACGCCTTGGCGGTGGTGCTATTGGCCATAAAATAGTGGAATTAAGCCCTATTCCAGTACTAAATGTTCCTCCAATGAAACGGGAGAGTATGAGCCACTTTAGTAGTGGTATGTAA
- a CDS encoding TraR/DksA family transcriptional regulator, with protein sequence MAKKKDTKKVSTASGKKASKPAKSAAKKASKPAAKPAAKKTSKPKAAKPKAAKKINKPASKSAPSKAVKAAKPAKPIKTAAKKVEKKMTKPVAKTNVKKKEVPTKAVKPVAKSSVKEITKGKKPVPKPIEAIAKKGKDKKSAKTLSKKKGKKGDDDEEDIPEEEEDDSDVDVKDDYEKNDDDDVAIAEDGLDEAGMIDLEGVSSAEVDDDDDEIPEKRGRGRRKKNEGKSSGGSMEAYIRNRPLQIDINKPLIKKGLTPAPKPFLNTEDKRTRYSDKELAEFKELILEKLKEAQTDYDLLKQTLSNEDNHGTDDTSPSFKLLEDGSDVMSKEETAQLASRQEKYIVNLKNALVRIENKAYGICRVTGKLIPKERLRSVPHATLGIDAKLSQS encoded by the coding sequence ATGGCTAAGAAAAAAGATACTAAAAAAGTGTCCACCGCCAGTGGAAAAAAAGCCAGCAAACCGGCTAAAAGCGCAGCTAAAAAAGCTAGCAAGCCTGCCGCAAAACCTGCTGCCAAAAAAACCTCAAAACCAAAAGCTGCAAAACCCAAAGCAGCAAAAAAGATAAATAAACCTGCCTCTAAATCTGCTCCATCAAAAGCAGTAAAAGCAGCCAAACCAGCTAAGCCGATAAAAACGGCAGCAAAAAAAGTAGAGAAAAAAATGACGAAGCCGGTTGCTAAGACAAACGTAAAGAAAAAAGAAGTGCCTACAAAGGCAGTGAAACCTGTTGCTAAGAGTAGCGTTAAAGAAATCACGAAAGGTAAAAAACCAGTACCAAAACCAATTGAGGCAATTGCGAAAAAGGGCAAAGACAAAAAGTCGGCAAAAACACTTTCTAAAAAGAAAGGAAAAAAAGGCGATGATGATGAAGAAGATATTCCGGAAGAGGAAGAAGATGATTCGGATGTTGATGTTAAGGACGATTATGAAAAAAATGATGACGATGATGTAGCAATTGCAGAAGACGGACTGGATGAAGCAGGAATGATTGATCTGGAAGGTGTTAGTTCAGCTGAGGTTGATGATGATGATGATGAAATTCCCGAAAAACGCGGTCGTGGCCGTAGAAAGAAAAACGAAGGAAAATCAAGTGGGGGAAGTATGGAAGCCTATATCCGTAATCGCCCATTACAAATTGATATCAATAAACCTTTAATTAAAAAAGGACTTACTCCTGCACCAAAACCGTTTTTGAATACAGAAGATAAGCGTACACGTTATTCAGATAAAGAACTTGCTGAGTTTAAAGAATTAATACTTGAGAAATTAAAAGAAGCACAAACGGATTACGATTTGTTGAAGCAAACGTTAAGCAACGAAGACAATCACGGTACGGATGATACATCTCCTTCCTTCAAATTATTAGAAGACGGAAGTGATGTTATGAGTAAAGAAGAGACCGCGCAGTTAGCTTCACGTCAGGAAAAATACATTGTAAATTTAAAAAATGCTTTAGTGCGTATTGAAAACAAAGCTTATGGTATTTGCCGCGTAACAGGAAAATTAATCCCTAAAGAACGTTTACGCTCTGTGCCACATGCTACTTTGGGAATCGACGCAAAACTAAGCCAATCCTAG